One window from the genome of Metabacillus flavus encodes:
- a CDS encoding polyprenyl synthetase family protein, with protein sequence MSESFKEFMTSRKELIEKELPLYIEKLSAPQTLKEAMLYSLNAGGKRLRPILVLASLKAFGKEEAMGMPAACAVEMIHTYSLIHDDLPCMDDDDLRRGKPTNHKVYGEALAVLAGDGLLTQSFQAVISLDNVDPVQKLRLVSELVHAAGAEGMAGGQAADMEGEAKNLSLQELEYIHMHKTAKLLTFSLVAGAILAGAGQSEIEKMRVFGQHIGIAFQIRDDILDIEGTVDKIGKPVGSDTHNQKTTYPSLLTINGAKDKLASHIALAKNVLEDLNMQHTFLQDLTDLIAIRES encoded by the coding sequence TTGTCCGAATCGTTTAAGGAATTTATGACAAGCCGCAAAGAGTTAATTGAAAAGGAACTTCCCCTTTATATTGAGAAGCTGAGTGCACCTCAGACTTTAAAAGAAGCCATGCTTTATTCATTGAACGCAGGCGGAAAGCGTTTAAGACCGATTCTCGTCCTTGCTTCTCTAAAAGCGTTCGGTAAAGAAGAAGCCATGGGCATGCCGGCTGCATGCGCAGTCGAGATGATCCACACATACTCTCTGATTCATGATGATCTGCCTTGTATGGATGATGATGATCTTCGGAGAGGCAAGCCTACGAACCACAAGGTGTATGGTGAGGCACTGGCGGTGCTTGCCGGGGACGGACTTCTTACACAAAGCTTTCAGGCAGTCATTTCCCTGGATAATGTTGATCCCGTCCAAAAACTCCGATTAGTTTCAGAGCTTGTTCATGCTGCAGGAGCCGAAGGAATGGCTGGAGGGCAGGCTGCTGATATGGAAGGCGAAGCGAAAAACCTCTCCCTTCAGGAATTGGAATACATACATATGCATAAAACAGCGAAGCTCCTAACCTTCAGCCTTGTCGCAGGTGCGATTTTAGCTGGAGCGGGACAATCAGAAATCGAAAAAATGAGAGTGTTCGGCCAGCATATCGGAATCGCTTTCCAAATCAGGGACGATATTTTGGATATAGAGGGGACAGTCGACAAAATCGGCAAGCCTGTCGGCTCCGATACACACAACCAGAAAACAACATATCCATCGCTTTTGACAATTAATGGAGCTAAGGACAAGCTTGCAAGTCATATTGCCCTAGCGAAAAATGTCCTTGAGGATTTGAACATGCAACATACGTTTTTACAGGATCTTACTGATCTGATTGCTATAAGAGAGTCTTGA
- a CDS encoding exodeoxyribonuclease VII small subunit — translation MSKKNIPEEVTFEEAMEQLEEIVGKLEQGDVPLEQAISFFQDGMKLSKLCHDKLQRVEKQMDYILREGGELEPFEIQEEE, via the coding sequence ATGAGTAAAAAAAACATTCCGGAAGAAGTGACATTTGAAGAAGCAATGGAGCAGCTGGAGGAAATAGTCGGAAAGCTTGAACAGGGAGATGTCCCGCTTGAACAGGCAATCAGCTTTTTCCAGGATGGCATGAAGCTTTCTAAGCTCTGCCATGACAAGCTGCAAAGAGTTGAAAAGCAAATGGATTATATTCTTCGTGAAGGCGGAGAGCTGGAGCCTTTCGAAATTCAGGAGGAAGAATAA
- the xseA gene encoding exodeoxyribonuclease VII large subunit gives MSEIQHVTVTALTKYIKRKFDVDPHLRDIWVKGELSNVKIHSRGHLYFTLKDEQSRILGVMFASQNKAMKFRPENGMKVLLRGEISVYEQSGQYQIYAKEMQPDGIGSLYLAYEELKKNLQKEGLFDEKYKKPIPVFPQTIGVVTSPTGAAIRDILITIKRRYPIAKVIIIPALVQGINAGKSVAESIEQANRLGTLDTLIIGRGGGSIEELWAFNEEIVARAIFDSAVPIISAVGHETDYTIADFAADLRAPTPTGAAELAVPHTLELLEKVSVRKARLMRSMQEKVTRDKERLKSFERSYAFRYPKQLYEQKEQQLDNLVEDLQREMIRLLTGKKDRFQNQESRLMRVHPKAQARAALQRYEQAVKTLTREMNQSLSAKQREFQHSLEKLNALNPLSIMERGYSLVYKEDHLVKSVSNAAEGDKVTVRLQDGTLLCEVMEKVEKTDE, from the coding sequence ATGAGTGAAATCCAGCATGTAACGGTAACAGCTTTGACCAAATACATTAAAAGAAAATTTGATGTCGACCCCCACCTAAGGGATATATGGGTAAAAGGCGAGTTATCCAATGTGAAAATCCATTCAAGAGGACATTTGTATTTCACTTTGAAGGACGAACAGTCCCGTATTTTGGGAGTCATGTTTGCAAGTCAGAATAAAGCGATGAAATTCCGTCCGGAAAATGGAATGAAGGTGCTGCTCCGCGGTGAAATCAGTGTATATGAACAAAGCGGCCAGTACCAGATTTATGCAAAGGAAATGCAGCCCGACGGAATTGGGAGCCTGTATCTTGCCTATGAAGAACTGAAGAAAAATCTTCAAAAGGAAGGGCTTTTTGATGAAAAATACAAAAAGCCCATTCCGGTTTTTCCGCAAACCATCGGAGTCGTCACCTCTCCAACAGGTGCTGCTATACGGGATATTTTAATCACGATTAAAAGAAGATATCCAATCGCAAAAGTAATTATTATCCCTGCTCTCGTTCAAGGAATAAACGCAGGAAAGTCGGTTGCGGAGTCCATAGAACAAGCAAACAGGCTGGGAACTCTCGATACGCTGATTATCGGGCGCGGGGGCGGTTCGATTGAAGAACTATGGGCATTCAATGAAGAAATTGTAGCAAGGGCGATTTTCGATTCAGCTGTTCCAATCATCTCTGCTGTCGGCCACGAAACGGATTACACAATTGCTGATTTTGCTGCGGATCTCAGAGCGCCAACACCTACAGGGGCAGCAGAACTGGCTGTTCCTCATACGCTTGAGCTTTTGGAGAAAGTATCAGTCCGGAAAGCGAGACTGATGAGATCGATGCAGGAAAAGGTAACGAGGGATAAGGAGCGGTTAAAGTCATTTGAACGATCCTATGCCTTCCGTTATCCGAAGCAGCTGTATGAGCAAAAAGAACAGCAGCTTGATAACCTTGTGGAGGACTTGCAGCGGGAGATGATTCGTTTATTAACGGGGAAGAAAGACCGGTTTCAGAACCAGGAAAGCCGTTTGATGCGTGTTCATCCAAAAGCACAGGCAAGAGCAGCCTTGCAGCGATATGAACAAGCTGTAAAAACTCTAACGAGGGAAATGAATCAATCTCTTTCGGCAAAGCAAAGAGAGTTTCAGCACTCATTGGAAAAACTTAATGCGCTCAATCCCTTGAGTATTATGGAGCGGGGGTATAGTCTGGTTTATAAGGAAGATCACCTGGTCAAATCCGTCAGCAATGCGGCTGAGGGAGATAAAGTAACTGTGAGACTTCAGGATGGAACCCTTTTATGTGAAGTCATGGAGAAGGTGGAGAAAACAGATGAGTAA
- the folD gene encoding bifunctional methylenetetrahydrofolate dehydrogenase/methenyltetrahydrofolate cyclohydrolase FolD, with protein MTAAIISGTEIAKQTRANLAGEVKELKEQGVNPGLVIILVGDNPASLSYIKGKRKASEEIGIDFNLEQFPVTFSQEELLIVIDRYNEDPAYHGILVQLPLPDHIDEIAVIEKISPEKDVDGFHPVNLGRMLTGQKCFLSCTPAGIMEMLRITGIDPAGKHAVVVGRSNIVGKPIGQLLLKENATVSYCHSKTKDLSEITRQADILVVAAGRANLITGNDIKPGAVVIDVGMNRNELGKLCGDVMFEEAKEVASFITPVPGGVGPMTITMLASNTVKAAKNTIS; from the coding sequence ATGACTGCTGCCATAATCAGCGGAACAGAAATAGCAAAACAAACGAGAGCGAACCTGGCTGGAGAAGTAAAAGAACTTAAGGAACAAGGGGTAAATCCGGGACTGGTGATCATTCTGGTCGGAGACAACCCTGCGTCCCTTTCTTACATAAAAGGCAAGCGGAAGGCGTCCGAAGAAATCGGAATTGATTTTAATCTAGAGCAATTTCCGGTGACTTTTTCCCAGGAGGAGCTGCTAATTGTAATTGACCGCTACAATGAGGATCCAGCCTATCATGGCATCCTTGTTCAGCTTCCTCTGCCTGACCATATTGATGAAATAGCGGTGATTGAAAAAATTTCACCTGAGAAGGATGTGGACGGTTTTCATCCTGTCAATCTGGGGCGGATGCTAACCGGACAAAAATGTTTTCTTTCCTGTACACCGGCTGGAATTATGGAAATGCTCCGTATTACCGGGATTGATCCCGCTGGAAAACATGCGGTAGTTGTCGGCAGAAGCAATATCGTAGGCAAGCCGATCGGCCAGCTTTTACTCAAAGAAAATGCCACGGTCTCCTATTGTCATTCCAAAACGAAAGATTTGTCTGAAATTACCAGGCAGGCTGATATCCTTGTTGTAGCTGCTGGGCGTGCGAATCTGATTACTGGGAACGATATCAAGCCAGGTGCAGTCGTTATTGATGTGGGAATGAACCGCAATGAACTTGGCAAGCTGTGCGGAGATGTTATGTTTGAAGAAGCGAAAGAAGTAGCTTCCTTTATTACTCCTGTTCCAGGCGGAGTCGGCCCCATGACCATTACGATGCTCGCCAGCAACACTGTGAAAGCAGCAAAAAATACAATTTCCTAA
- the nusB gene encoding transcription antitermination factor NusB — translation MNRRTAREKALQALFQIDVSQIDPADALQHAFDEEEVNSFTKDLVTGTISNLEEIDELIKPHLVNWKLERLANVDRGILRLAAYEMKYENDIPASVSIDEAIELAKSFGDDQSSRFVNGVLSNIRKDIETD, via the coding sequence ATGAATAGAAGAACAGCCCGAGAGAAAGCTTTGCAGGCTTTGTTTCAAATAGATGTAAGTCAAATTGATCCAGCAGATGCCCTGCAGCATGCGTTTGATGAGGAAGAAGTGAATTCCTTTACAAAAGACCTTGTAACTGGAACGATTTCCAACTTGGAAGAAATTGACGAGCTCATTAAACCGCATCTTGTCAATTGGAAGCTGGAGAGACTGGCGAATGTTGACAGAGGGATATTGCGCCTTGCTGCCTATGAAATGAAGTACGAGAACGATATTCCTGCTTCCGTATCAATTGATGAGGCCATTGAACTTGCTAAATCTTTCGGAGATGATCAATCAAGCCGTTTTGTAAATGGAGTACTTTCTAACATTAGAAAAGACATCGAAACCGACTAA
- a CDS encoding Asp23/Gls24 family envelope stress response protein, producing MKENRLLEMNQEDSTLGKVEIAPEVIEVIAGIAASEVEGVGNMRGNFASGVAERLGKKNHGKGVKVELSEDGISIDIYCTMAFGVSIPNVAQSIQDNIRQALLTMTALDITEINVHVVGILFDAKTPEVEIDQEM from the coding sequence ATGAAGGAAAACCGTTTACTTGAAATGAACCAGGAAGACAGTACTCTTGGAAAAGTGGAAATTGCACCGGAAGTTATTGAAGTTATTGCGGGGATTGCCGCTTCTGAAGTTGAGGGAGTGGGCAATATGCGAGGCAACTTTGCATCAGGTGTTGCCGAACGCCTTGGAAAGAAAAACCATGGCAAGGGTGTAAAAGTAGAGCTCTCCGAGGATGGCATCTCGATTGATATCTATTGCACCATGGCATTTGGCGTTTCCATTCCTAACGTCGCGCAATCCATTCAGGATAATATCCGTCAGGCGCTTTTAACCATGACGGCTCTTGATATAACGGAAATTAATGTTCATGTAGTGGGAATTCTTTTTGACGCTAAAACGCCTGAAGTTGAAATCGATCAGGAAATGTAA
- the accC gene encoding acetyl-CoA carboxylase biotin carboxylase subunit translates to MIKKLLIANRGEIAVRIIRACKELEIETVAVFSEADRDALHVQLADEAYCIGPTSSRDSYLNFTNIISVANLTGTDAIHPGYGFLAENADFAELCRECSITFVGPSPEAISKMGTKDVARETMREANVPIVPGSRGIIKNIEEAVSLAEEIGYPVIIKATAGGGGKGIRVARDQKDLEKGIRITQKEAETAFGNPGVYIEKYIEDFRHVEIQVMADTHGNTIHLGERDCTIQRRLQKLVEESPSPALDPVVREQMGQAAVRAAEAVNYTGAGTVEFIFDYNEQNYYFMEMNTRIQVEHPVTEMVTGMDLIKEQIKVASGDTLSIKQEDVVFKGWAIECRINAENPSKNFMPSPGKIEMYLPPGGLGVRVDSAVYPGYTIPPYYDSMIAKLITYGETREEAIARMKRALSEFVIEGISTTIPFHLKLLDHETFKSGNFNTKFLELYPLMES, encoded by the coding sequence ATGATCAAGAAATTACTCATTGCGAATCGGGGAGAAATTGCTGTAAGAATCATCCGGGCGTGCAAAGAGCTTGAGATTGAGACCGTTGCCGTTTTTTCAGAAGCAGACAGGGACGCTCTGCATGTCCAGCTCGCAGATGAAGCCTATTGCATTGGACCGACTTCTTCAAGAGACAGCTACTTAAATTTCACCAATATTATCAGTGTCGCCAATTTAACTGGAACAGACGCTATCCATCCCGGCTATGGCTTCCTTGCAGAGAATGCTGACTTTGCTGAACTGTGCAGAGAATGCAGCATTACCTTTGTAGGGCCAAGTCCTGAAGCCATTTCAAAGATGGGTACGAAGGATGTAGCAAGAGAAACAATGCGGGAAGCGAACGTTCCGATTGTTCCGGGATCACGGGGAATTATTAAAAATATTGAAGAAGCGGTTTCCTTGGCAGAGGAAATTGGGTATCCGGTTATTATAAAGGCAACTGCAGGCGGCGGCGGAAAAGGAATTCGCGTTGCACGGGATCAGAAGGATCTTGAAAAAGGAATTCGTATTACTCAGAAAGAAGCAGAAACTGCCTTTGGAAACCCGGGGGTTTATATTGAAAAATACATCGAGGACTTCCGCCACGTTGAAATTCAGGTGATGGCTGATACTCACGGCAACACGATTCATTTAGGCGAGCGTGACTGTACCATTCAGCGCAGACTGCAAAAGCTTGTAGAGGAATCTCCTTCACCTGCATTGGACCCCGTAGTCCGCGAGCAGATGGGACAGGCGGCTGTGAGAGCGGCAGAAGCGGTTAATTACACGGGTGCCGGAACAGTGGAGTTCATTTTTGATTACAATGAACAAAACTACTATTTCATGGAAATGAACACTAGAATTCAGGTTGAGCATCCTGTAACTGAAATGGTAACCGGAATGGACTTGATTAAAGAGCAAATTAAAGTGGCATCCGGTGATACACTAAGCATTAAGCAGGAGGATGTTGTTTTCAAAGGCTGGGCGATTGAATGCAGGATCAATGCAGAAAACCCGTCCAAAAACTTCATGCCTTCTCCCGGAAAGATTGAAATGTATCTTCCTCCAGGCGGACTTGGGGTCAGGGTGGATTCCGCGGTATATCCCGGCTATACAATCCCTCCATATTACGACTCCATGATTGCAAAATTGATTACATATGGAGAAACAAGAGAAGAAGCAATTGCAAGAATGAAGCGTGCACTCAGCGAGTTTGTAATCGAAGGAATTTCCACAACGATTCCTTTCCATTTAAAACTGCTTGATCATGAAACATTTAAAAGCGGAAACTTTAACACGAAGTTTCTGGAGTTGTATCCACTAATGGAATCCTAA
- the accB gene encoding acetyl-CoA carboxylase biotin carboxyl carrier protein: MLKIQEIRELIKLIDQSSIDEFTYENEGAKLSLKKSAPEAVYSHAAPVAAQAPVQQAAPVQAAQPNAGQEAPKTEEKPEAESAEDESLVKITSPMVGTFYAASSPETGNYVELGSKVKNDTVVCIVEAMKLFNEIEAETKGEIVEILAENGQLVEYGQPLFLVKPE, from the coding sequence ATGTTGAAAATCCAGGAGATTAGGGAACTGATCAAGTTAATCGACCAATCTTCAATTGATGAATTTACATACGAAAATGAAGGTGCAAAGCTTTCATTGAAAAAATCAGCTCCAGAAGCTGTGTACAGTCATGCAGCACCAGTGGCTGCCCAAGCTCCGGTCCAGCAGGCCGCACCAGTTCAGGCAGCTCAGCCGAATGCTGGACAAGAAGCGCCAAAAACAGAAGAAAAGCCGGAAGCTGAATCCGCAGAGGATGAAAGCCTGGTTAAAATCACCTCTCCAATGGTAGGAACTTTCTACGCTGCTTCCTCACCGGAGACAGGCAATTATGTGGAATTAGGTTCAAAAGTTAAAAATGACACAGTAGTGTGCATCGTAGAAGCAATGAAGCTATTTAATGAAATCGAAGCAGAAACTAAAGGAGAAATCGTGGAAATTCTGGCGGAAAACGGTCAGCTTGTAGAATACGGCCAGCCCCTGTTCCTCGTAAAGCCTGAATAA
- a CDS encoding SpoIIIAH-like family protein, whose translation MLKKQTVWLLTMLSLVVVLSVYYITSPEGGTGTDMTAANKDQTQEEKAAATKTVSKDTKGNEDAKGEAKSASGEDGTVVSTVESDELFTSLRMELEDQRSELKSHLQSVVASKDASAEEKSKAYEQMKELSDTAGKEAILETLIKSEDYDDALVRVEDNQVLITVKAKEHNAADANDIIMLVRSEIAGMENVAVSFEPAK comes from the coding sequence ATGCTTAAAAAACAAACCGTTTGGCTGCTTACGATGCTGAGTTTAGTCGTAGTGCTATCTGTCTATTACATTACATCCCCTGAAGGCGGAACAGGAACCGATATGACTGCAGCAAATAAGGACCAGACTCAAGAAGAAAAAGCGGCTGCAACAAAAACGGTTTCCAAAGATACAAAGGGAAATGAAGATGCTAAAGGGGAAGCAAAATCTGCATCAGGGGAAGACGGCACAGTCGTTTCAACTGTTGAAAGCGATGAACTATTTACCTCGCTTCGCATGGAGCTTGAAGATCAGCGAAGCGAGCTGAAGAGCCATCTTCAGTCAGTCGTTGCAAGCAAAGATGCATCTGCTGAAGAAAAAAGCAAAGCCTATGAGCAGATGAAGGAATTGTCTGACACGGCTGGCAAGGAAGCCATTCTTGAAACATTAATCAAATCTGAGGATTATGATGATGCTTTAGTCCGGGTAGAAGATAATCAGGTTTTGATTACGGTAAAAGCGAAAGAGCATAATGCAGCGGATGCTAATGACATCATCATGCTTGTAAGAAGCGAAATTGCCGGTATGGAAAATGTAGCCGTTTCCTTTGAACCGGCAAAATAA
- the spoIIIAG gene encoding stage III sporulation protein AG, with protein sequence MNEKTSLMDKIKKFFSQHGGQSKLNPKTILILLAAGIGIMLLSSLTDQAGKTAGVQQAATSPGSGNSGSQEVFKPTADNEKDLIAGYEQEYETQLKEALETISGIDDVSVVVNVDATSLKVLEKNRSTQSQSTNETDRDGGERKVDDVTIDEQVVIIKQGDKETPLVLQYTKPAIRGVLVVANGADNVQIKKMIVDSVTRVLGVESFKVAVAPKKIKEAS encoded by the coding sequence ATGAATGAGAAAACATCGTTAATGGATAAAATCAAGAAGTTTTTCAGCCAGCATGGAGGACAGTCAAAACTGAATCCGAAAACCATCTTGATCCTGCTCGCAGCGGGAATCGGAATTATGCTTTTAAGCAGCTTAACTGATCAGGCAGGCAAAACGGCAGGTGTACAGCAGGCAGCCACTTCCCCCGGAAGCGGGAATTCAGGATCTCAGGAAGTGTTTAAACCAACTGCCGACAACGAAAAGGATTTAATTGCAGGCTATGAACAGGAATATGAAACTCAGCTGAAGGAAGCACTGGAAACCATCAGCGGAATTGACGATGTATCAGTCGTTGTTAATGTCGATGCTACATCACTGAAAGTTTTGGAAAAAAACCGCAGCACTCAAAGCCAGTCCACGAATGAAACCGATCGGGACGGGGGAGAAAGAAAAGTTGATGATGTCACCATTGATGAACAGGTCGTCATCATCAAGCAGGGCGATAAAGAAACGCCGCTTGTTCTCCAATATACGAAACCTGCAATCAGGGGTGTACTCGTTGTAGCCAATGGGGCGGACAACGTTCAAATAAAGAAAATGATCGTGGACTCTGTGACAAGAGTGCTTGGGGTTGAGAGCTTCAAAGTTGCAGTAGCTCCCAAAAAAATAAAGGAGGCTTCATAA
- the spoIIIAF gene encoding stage III sporulation protein AF, whose amino-acid sequence MSYLTSWITNILLFILLAIVIDMLLPNSSMQKYAKIVIGLMLIVVIMNPVFSLFSVDINKLIGEFQINDASQDEQSKKLIESQKREIQASQRAYILEQMAVQMKKDAGEDMEKEYSMEIRDIAIQVSDEQKTIGSSKDVESVDVYVSAPSEKEQTAVETIAPIQIDASREMVPKEDIADSRLKDMASLLAQIWELDQEQILIHVEGGEDQVHE is encoded by the coding sequence ATGTCTTATCTTACTAGCTGGATTACGAACATATTATTGTTTATTCTGCTTGCCATCGTCATTGATATGCTGCTTCCGAACTCCTCCATGCAGAAATATGCAAAGATCGTCATCGGATTAATGCTGATCGTGGTTATTATGAATCCCGTATTCAGTTTGTTCTCTGTTGATATCAACAAGCTGATTGGTGAGTTCCAAATAAATGATGCTTCACAGGATGAACAATCAAAAAAATTAATAGAATCGCAGAAAAGAGAAATACAAGCTTCCCAGCGTGCATATATTTTAGAACAAATGGCTGTCCAAATGAAAAAAGATGCCGGGGAGGATATGGAAAAAGAATACTCAATGGAAATTCGCGACATTGCCATCCAAGTTTCAGATGAGCAGAAAACGATAGGCAGCAGCAAAGATGTAGAATCCGTAGATGTATATGTGAGCGCCCCCTCTGAAAAAGAACAGACTGCAGTCGAAACCATAGCACCCATTCAAATTGACGCATCCAGAGAAATGGTTCCTAAAGAGGATATAGCCGATAGCCGCTTAAAGGATATGGCTTCGCTGCTTGCGCAAATATGGGAGCTGGATCAGGAGCAAATCCTGATTCATGTGGAAGGAGGGGAGGATCAGGTTCATGAATGA
- the spoIIIAE gene encoding stage III sporulation protein AE, translated as MKRLSAIIFCMMVFFPISVQALGNEPAQNSVIQNGTLNEEEESADMSDPSASLDPAEQEGLVRQQADKLELEHVKAFWDELLVQYGGFLPESQKGSLYDFVTGEKHFSIMDWMKALLKYLFHEILANGKLLGTLILLTIFSVLLQMLQNAFQQSTVSKVAYALVYMVLMIIALNSFHIAIQYTSDAIQSMTNFIMALIPLLLALMASSGGLVSAAFFHPVILFLMNTSGVLIQNVVLPLLFLSALLSIVSTLTDQYKVTQLAQLMRQAGIGLLGTFLTIFLGVISVQGASAAVTDGITIRTAKFLTGNFIPVLGRMFTDATDTVISASVLLKNTVGIAGVAILLAIAAFPALKVLSLAFIYKFAAAILQPVGGGPVIKCLDIISKSVIYIFAALAIVSFMFFLSLTVIIAAGNLTLMVR; from the coding sequence ATGAAACGGCTGTCAGCGATAATTTTTTGTATGATGGTCTTTTTTCCTATAAGTGTACAAGCCTTAGGCAATGAGCCTGCCCAAAACAGCGTCATCCAAAATGGAACATTGAATGAAGAGGAAGAATCAGCTGACATGTCAGACCCTTCAGCTTCTTTAGATCCTGCCGAACAGGAAGGACTTGTCAGGCAGCAGGCGGACAAGCTTGAACTGGAACATGTTAAAGCTTTCTGGGACGAGCTTCTTGTACAATATGGTGGATTTCTTCCGGAAAGCCAAAAAGGCAGTCTCTATGACTTTGTAACAGGTGAAAAGCATTTTTCCATTATGGACTGGATGAAGGCGCTCCTGAAATATTTGTTCCATGAAATCCTGGCCAATGGCAAATTGCTCGGTACACTGATACTGCTTACGATTTTCAGTGTTTTGCTCCAGATGCTGCAAAATGCTTTTCAGCAGAGCACAGTCAGCAAAGTAGCCTACGCTCTCGTCTACATGGTACTGATGATTATTGCTCTAAACAGCTTTCATATCGCCATTCAATACACAAGCGATGCGATCCAATCTATGACAAACTTCATTATGGCTCTTATCCCTTTATTGCTTGCCCTTATGGCTTCATCAGGAGGATTGGTTTCTGCCGCATTCTTTCATCCTGTTATTCTCTTCCTAATGAATACGAGCGGGGTTTTAATACAGAATGTTGTGCTTCCTCTCCTTTTCCTTTCCGCTCTCCTGAGCATCGTCAGTACACTGACCGATCAGTACAAAGTTACCCAGCTGGCACAGCTCATGAGACAGGCAGGAATCGGACTTCTCGGAACCTTTCTCACGATTTTTTTAGGAGTCATTTCTGTTCAGGGGGCATCAGCTGCTGTTACGGACGGCATCACGATCCGTACCGCCAAGTTTTTAACAGGAAACTTTATCCCGGTACTAGGACGGATGTTTACAGATGCTACTGATACTGTGATAAGTGCTTCCGTTCTATTGAAGAATACAGTCGGAATTGCCGGTGTTGCAATCCTGCTTGCGATTGCTGCTTTTCCTGCGCTGAAAGTACTGTCCCTTGCCTTTATTTATAAATTTGCTGCTGCCATTCTCCAGCCTGTTGGAGGTGGACCGGTCATTAAATGCCTGGATATTATCAGCAAAAGTGTGATTTATATATTTGCGGCCCTGGCCATTGTCTCGTTTATGTTCTTCCTCAGTCTGACGGTCATTATTGCCGCGGGGAATTTAACCTTAATGGTTCGATAG
- the spoIIIAD gene encoding stage III sporulation protein AD, with amino-acid sequence MQIIQIVGLGLVATFLALVIKEQKPTFAFLLVVFTGCVIFLYLVDQVYEIIRMIEKIAVNANVNLIYVETIMKIIGIAYIAEFGAQLTKDAGQGAIASKIELGGKILILTMAIPILTVIIETVIQMIPEF; translated from the coding sequence ATCCAAATTATCCAAATCGTTGGTCTTGGTCTTGTAGCTACGTTTCTTGCCCTGGTGATCAAAGAACAAAAACCGACCTTTGCTTTCCTGCTTGTTGTCTTTACCGGCTGCGTCATCTTTCTTTATCTGGTAGACCAAGTATATGAAATCATTCGGATGATTGAAAAAATCGCTGTAAATGCCAATGTAAATCTGATTTATGTAGAAACAATTATGAAAATAATCGGCATCGCTTATATTGCAGAGTTCGGCGCCCAGCTGACAAAAGATGCAGGGCAGGGGGCTATCGCTTCCAAGATCGAGCTTGGCGGGAAGATTTTGATTCTGACAATGGCCATCCCGATTTTAACGGTTATTATCGAAACGGTCATCCAAATGATCCCTGAATTTTAG
- the spoIIIAC gene encoding stage III sporulation protein AC: MGVDINIIFQIAGIGIVVAFLHTILDQMGKKEYAQWVTLLGFIYILFMVASIVDDLFKKIKAVFLFQG, encoded by the coding sequence ATGGGCGTCGATATTAACATCATTTTTCAAATTGCCGGAATCGGCATTGTTGTGGCCTTTCTCCATACGATTCTTGATCAGATGGGCAAGAAAGAATACGCACAATGGGTCACGCTGCTGGGTTTTATCTATATTTTATTCATGGTGGCATCAATCGTTGATGACCTATTCAAAAAGATAAAAGCGGTCTTTCTGTTTCAAGGGTAG